One stretch of Amycolatopsis sp. NBC_00345 DNA includes these proteins:
- a CDS encoding glycosyltransferase 87 family protein — protein MDKGKKVSLVLLAVVTGLAGIAVHHWLNGIPLGVDSAVYRAGALAVLRGQPLYDPLLALDPKSALELPFTYPPSAALLFLPLAALPPQLVWLLLGVGSVLALWSVLRRFSGTTPLLLLCLLPVLQPVWRLISLGQVNALLMVMVVADALPVRSRRYGGVLIGLAAAVKLTPLIFIPYLFLTGRRADGWRALATFLGASAVGALVLPGDSVRYWTSAVLDNRNAGSATWADNQSLRGVLARFDLTSIGWYAALAALCLLLGALLVREFHRRGDPRAALLVTAGCALLVSPISWTHHWIWVVALAGYLAGRWAALAGVAAVFTGIALAVVPEGARRELSWGPVQVVLGNAYVLAALAAGAVLAARLLIRSPDRGRASPELPALRQ, from the coding sequence GTGGACAAAGGGAAAAAGGTTTCGCTCGTGCTGCTCGCGGTGGTCACCGGGTTGGCCGGGATCGCCGTCCACCACTGGCTGAACGGGATACCGCTCGGCGTGGACAGCGCGGTGTACCGCGCCGGCGCGCTGGCGGTCCTGCGTGGACAGCCGCTCTACGACCCGTTGCTCGCCCTGGACCCGAAGTCCGCGCTCGAACTCCCCTTCACCTACCCGCCGAGCGCCGCGTTGCTGTTCCTGCCCCTGGCCGCGCTCCCGCCGCAGCTGGTGTGGCTGCTGCTCGGGGTGGGCTCGGTGCTCGCCCTGTGGTCGGTGCTGCGCCGGTTCTCCGGGACCACCCCGTTGCTGCTGCTCTGCCTGCTGCCCGTCCTGCAACCCGTGTGGCGCTTGATTTCGCTGGGCCAGGTCAACGCGCTGCTGATGGTCATGGTGGTGGCCGACGCGCTGCCGGTGCGGAGCCGCCGGTACGGCGGGGTGCTGATCGGGCTGGCCGCGGCGGTGAAACTGACCCCGCTGATCTTCATCCCGTACCTCTTCCTGACCGGCCGCCGCGCCGACGGCTGGCGGGCGCTCGCGACTTTCCTCGGTGCGAGCGCGGTCGGGGCGCTGGTCCTGCCCGGCGACTCCGTGCGGTACTGGACCTCGGCCGTGCTGGACAACCGCAACGCCGGATCCGCCACCTGGGCGGACAACCAGTCCCTGCGCGGGGTGCTCGCGCGGTTCGACCTGACCTCGATCGGCTGGTACGCCGCGCTGGCCGCGCTGTGCCTGCTGCTCGGCGCGTTGCTGGTGCGCGAATTCCACCGGCGCGGCGACCCGCGGGCCGCGCTGCTCGTGACGGCGGGGTGCGCGCTGCTGGTGAGCCCGATTTCCTGGACGCACCACTGGATCTGGGTGGTGGCGCTGGCCGGGTACCTCGCGGGCCGGTGGGCCGCGCTGGCCGGCGTCGCGGCGGTGTTCACCGGAATCGCGCTGGCCGTGGTCCCCGAAGGAGCTCGCCGGGAGCTGTCCTGGGGCCCGGTCCAGGTGGTCCTCGGCAACGCCTACGTCCTGGCCGCGCTGGCCGCCGGCGCGGTCCTCGCGGCCCGGCTGCTGATCCGGTCGCCGGACCGCGGCCGGGCCAGCCCGGAGCTGCCCGCGTTGAGGCAGTGA
- a CDS encoding SAM-dependent methyltransferase: MPSNDVADPNTPVGVDPNRASVARVYNYLLGGKDNYEIDRKTGDEMAAAMPDVVEVARENRMFLIRAVRFLANQTGVTQFLDCGSGLPTAENVHQVAQRINPLTRVIYVDNDPVVTAHGRALLEENEFTRYVEGDVFSPRTILDNETTRRHLDWNRPIALSFVATLHHHKGERHAPAEVMREYIDALPSGSYVVISHLLDPEEPADSDAAHQLSDAVARGSLGGATWRTQAEIEELFGELELVPPGIVPLYQWWPDGPQLKPIGVAHRIIAGGIARKP, from the coding sequence ATGCCGTCGAATGATGTTGCCGACCCGAACACCCCGGTCGGCGTGGACCCGAACCGGGCCAGCGTCGCGCGCGTCTACAACTACCTGCTGGGCGGCAAGGACAACTACGAGATCGACCGCAAGACCGGCGACGAGATGGCCGCGGCCATGCCGGACGTCGTCGAGGTGGCCCGCGAGAACCGGATGTTCCTCATCCGCGCGGTGCGGTTCCTGGCCAACCAGACCGGCGTCACCCAGTTCCTCGACTGCGGCTCCGGCCTGCCGACCGCGGAGAACGTGCACCAGGTCGCGCAGCGGATCAACCCGCTGACCAGGGTGATCTACGTCGACAACGACCCCGTGGTCACCGCGCACGGCCGCGCCCTGCTGGAAGAGAACGAGTTCACCCGCTATGTCGAGGGCGACGTCTTCAGCCCGCGCACCATCCTCGACAACGAGACCACGCGCCGCCACCTGGACTGGAACCGGCCCATCGCGCTGTCGTTCGTGGCGACGCTGCACCACCACAAGGGCGAGCGGCACGCGCCGGCCGAGGTCATGCGCGAGTACATCGACGCGCTGCCGTCCGGCTCCTACGTGGTCATCTCGCACCTGCTCGACCCGGAAGAGCCCGCGGACAGCGACGCCGCCCACCAGCTCTCGGACGCCGTCGCCCGCGGCTCGCTCGGCGGCGCGACCTGGCGCACCCAGGCCGAGATCGAGGAGCTGTTCGGCGAGCTGGAGCTGGTGCCGCCGGGCATCGTGCCGCTGTACCAGTGGTGGCCGGACGGCCCGCAGCTCAAGCCCATCGGCGTCGCGCACCGCATCATCGCCGGTGGTATCGCCCGCAAGCCCTGA
- the ftsW gene encoding putative lipid II flippase FtsW: MVLDTPARTSTAPARRESAKAAESGPRAIPAALTAWLSRPLASFHLILALCGILVLLGVIMVLSASSVSSGNPATGDGVYSQFLKQLMFVGFGAVTFWLGLRLPLRRLRRAASSAMVAGLAGLVLVLTPLGASADGAQRWFVLGPFSLQPVEIAKVALTLWGAHILVTKAAVLHQWRHLLVPLVPAALLTVALVMAQPNLSGTITLAVVVLALLWFAGAPKRLFAVLLAGGLAGILVLALVAQYRLARVLSFLSPDQDYSGAAYQARQAQYALADGGLFGIGLGQGQSKWNYLPNVQNDFIFALIGEELGFVGCAVVLALFAAVAVVGLRIALRNRDPWIRIVTGTLTVLLTTQAAINIGYVVGLLPVTGVTLPLVSYGGTSLVVTTLLFGILANAARHEPEAAAALRTLGPGRLGSLLRLPAPELPRRAPARPRRRPART, translated from the coding sequence GTGGTTCTCGACACACCGGCCAGGACGTCAACGGCCCCGGCCCGCCGGGAAAGCGCGAAGGCCGCCGAAAGCGGGCCCCGTGCCATCCCCGCGGCGCTGACGGCGTGGCTTTCGCGGCCGCTGGCTTCGTTCCACTTGATCCTGGCCCTGTGCGGGATCCTCGTGCTGCTCGGCGTGATCATGGTGCTGTCGGCCTCGTCGGTGTCCTCGGGGAATCCGGCGACCGGTGACGGGGTCTATTCGCAGTTCCTGAAGCAGCTGATGTTCGTCGGCTTCGGCGCGGTGACCTTCTGGCTCGGCCTGCGCCTGCCGCTGCGGCGGCTCCGGCGGGCCGCCTCGAGCGCGATGGTGGCCGGCCTCGCGGGCCTCGTGCTGGTGCTCACGCCGCTGGGCGCCAGCGCGGACGGCGCGCAGCGGTGGTTCGTCCTCGGCCCGTTTTCCCTGCAGCCGGTGGAGATCGCCAAGGTGGCGCTCACCCTGTGGGGCGCGCACATCCTCGTCACGAAGGCCGCCGTGCTGCACCAGTGGCGGCACCTGCTGGTCCCGCTCGTGCCCGCCGCCCTGCTGACCGTGGCGCTGGTGATGGCGCAGCCGAACCTGAGCGGCACCATCACGCTGGCGGTGGTGGTGCTCGCGCTGCTGTGGTTCGCCGGCGCCCCGAAACGGCTGTTCGCGGTCCTGCTGGCCGGCGGCCTCGCCGGCATCCTGGTCCTCGCGCTGGTCGCGCAGTACCGCCTGGCGCGCGTGCTGTCGTTCCTCTCCCCGGACCAGGACTACAGCGGCGCCGCCTACCAGGCGCGCCAGGCGCAGTACGCCCTTGCCGACGGCGGCCTGTTCGGCATCGGCCTCGGCCAGGGGCAGTCGAAGTGGAACTACCTGCCGAACGTGCAGAACGACTTCATCTTCGCGCTGATCGGGGAGGAGCTGGGGTTCGTCGGCTGCGCCGTCGTGCTGGCGCTGTTCGCCGCGGTCGCGGTGGTCGGGCTCCGCATCGCCCTGCGCAACCGGGACCCGTGGATCCGGATCGTCACCGGCACCCTCACCGTCCTGCTGACCACCCAGGCGGCGATCAACATCGGCTACGTCGTGGGCCTGCTCCCGGTCACCGGCGTCACCCTCCCGCTGGTCTCCTACGGCGGCACTTCGCTGGTCGTCACCACATTGCTGTTCGGGATCCTCGCCAACGCCGCCCGTCACGAGCCCGAGGCCGCGGCGGCACTCCGTACCCTCGGACCAGGACGGCTCGGGAGCCTGCTGCGCCTGCCCGCCCCCGAGCTCCCGCGGCGGGCACCGGCCCGGCCCCGCCGTCGCCCGGCCCGCACCTGA